One Gossypium arboreum isolate Shixiya-1 chromosome 13, ASM2569848v2, whole genome shotgun sequence genomic window, attttggtcctcttcattttcttttaatctacaatttaactttcatcctttattcaatttaatccttttactaattactctaaattaagctaaatttacttaattaaaacctaattaaaactcataaatattttttaataattattttcgaacttatttcactaagacggaggcccgataacacacttttctggtgcccacagattttgggtcgttacatatAGATTttgtttcaataaaatttcaatgacttagaaaaaaaaagaattacaTAGTTTGAATTCAAGAATAAGAATCGAGTCCATTTCATATTAGGTGAACAAGTCTAATCAAGTAAGTTTGAGTAACTCGTTTTTTTTTAATTCTCGAATAGAACTGAAACTTTAAAAATGAAATTCAATCAAGCTCGAACCGGGTTTTGAAATTTCAGTTGAACTCAAGCTCCTTACAGCACGAGTTTGTTCAAGACCGATTAAAAGTTTATTGGGACGGAGGGAGTATAAAAGATAAGCATAAGGAAGAGTTTCTTACACGTTGAGAGAGGGGAGTTTTGATGAGTGCTGGTGCAATGGCATTAACCCTAATATTATCTCCTGCCCAGTCACAAGCTAAGAATTTCGAAAGATGATCCATGGCCCCTGCAACAAAATCAGACAATTTTAGAGGGACTAAAGCACAAATTTTCCATTTGAAGGGGCCAAGGCTTTACCTACCACCTGCTTATATATGTGGTTAATTGTATTGAACATTCTCAAATTATCACTAAGATTTTAAATTGGTCCttgaacaaaaaaaatattttaattgagttttcAAAGTATTAGTATTATATTAATCAAGTCTTTTCATCAGTTTGGCTATCAATTTAGGCATTAAATGATAGTTCAGATCTGACATGgtatatatttaaaatacatGAATCAAATTGGGAACACATTACATTCATGTTGTTTGCACGTAATTAAAATTGAACCATATGTTTTAAATATACTCTACACTATATTTGAGCTGGCAATTAACACCTAAGCTACTAGTTAGGTTGTCAGAAGGACCTTATTGATATGATAGTGATATTTTAAAGACTCGAAAAGAAAGTTTTGAAGTTCTAATGCTAATTTAAAATCTAGACTACAATTTTAGTACGCCTTGAACTTGACAACACTCCAACTTTGGTCTCTAAACTTTTTTTTGGTCCATATTAGTCCCTGAACATGACATCTTTTCTCAATCTAGTCCTCAAACTTGGATTTTGTTAGGGATGATGGTGTGGAACTCTGATATTGGTCCCTAAACTTGTAGCTTTAagattttatacaattttttttaatttcttaggTGATGACATGACACAATCTTAAAGTCACAATCTTAAAGTCGTACATTATCACGCCTTAATTGAACTAAGTTCATGGACCAAATAAGAAAAAAAGATTACTAAGTTTTGGGATTAATGTGGACCAAAAAAGGttcaatgaccaaattgaaaaataCCAAGTTCAAAGACTAAATATTGCTTTatcccaaaaataaaataaaatacaatatgtaaaaaaataattttataaatataaaaagtgTAGAATATTACCTTTGTTGGCTCCATATATAGCCGTATTAAATACAGGTAATGTACCAGCAATAGAAGAGATAAACACAACGCTTGCAGCGGCGGAAGCTTTCAGAAGGGGATGTGCCAATACACTAATGTTATAAGCAGATTCGAAGTTGGTGCTCGTCAAAAATGAAACATCTTCCGCCGTGTAATCTGTCACCATTTTCCATATATTCGTTCCCACGTTATTtatctgcaaattttacgagtTCAATTCAAAtccaaatttttattaattttatataaacatAGGTTAAATTCCATGGGAGATCCCTGTATAATAGTGACTAGATTAGTTTAGTCCTATTATTAAATGGATCAGTTTAGTCCCATTAGTACAAAAAGAATTCAATTGCACTTCAATTCCAAACAAAATGTTTCATTTACAAAgccataaaaaattaaaaatattaactctgttaaattgtaaattatattttttaaagcaGTAGATGTTATATCTATTTCAATGAGGCCTtaattgattctttttaataatagAGGGACTAATTTAATCATGTTCCTATAATAGCGAGACCTCTTAGATACATTCAACTATAAACacattaaaagataaaaaatccTCGTAATAACATAACtttgtaaaaaaatataatattgaaaACATCTCACTTTGAAGATAGTTTTGTTAATGGATTGGATTGGGTTAGTAcaagttttaaatttttgagtTATTTTGGTTTGTGTGAATTTTAGGTGTACATTATTTCATATTAGAGTTATTTCAGCTTCGATTTATTTTGGGTTTGTGTCATTTAGGATAAAGCTCAGGTTTTGCGTGTTGAGTTATTTATGGATTTGGGTCCTTTCAGGTTATTTCAGCTTCAGGTCAATTTGGGTTCAAAATATTGAACTTTTTTATTGTTAAATTGAACATATTCAAGTAGAATGGATCGAATTTTcatatttaagtaaaatttaataGGAGAACAATTGCAAAACCCAACTCAAAATATTAGGCTCAAAAAATGGGTCTAGACAAAAAAATTAGACCAATTTAAAATATGGGCCTTGCTCAGGCTCAAGCATTCAAGACCCATGCTCGACTCAACTCGTTCTCTATGTTtgtaatatttattatattatgaaatttacaacacaaaaaaaaattaaatctatagtaatatatgatactaataacattaaaaatattaagatgtctatatataaaattttagtaaatgcaaaaaaatatataaagctattaaatattaaatattaaataaaaataatataaatatttttcaaaataattaaaatataagatGGGTAGGCTAGAGTAAAATATTAGGCTCATATTTTTTGCTAGGTTCAATTTGAACAAGTATAAAATATATCAATATCATGTTTAAACCCAGCCCAAACTCAGCCCGACCCTCCTAGCCATCAACACCTCTAACCCCACCTAAAATTTACTAGATAGTTTATATCATATTTGATCTCCCTTGAAAAATTTTTTTGATTCTATAAGGTTACAATTATCATTAATTTTTGGGTAAACCACATTGTAGCCACTcaactattatttttttttcttttttggtcaccaaACTATCTTGGATTTTCGagtgtttttatttttacattagcCAGCTGGTGACaaataattacaaaattaaataGTTAGGCGGCCACTTTGTAAATTTTcatagttgagtgaccaaaaacaatttactaatagttgagtGGTCATTTTGTAACTTTCGATAATTGAGTGACCGAAAAAGAAACCAGAGTTGGGTGAAGTCAATTGTAATTTACCCTTAACTTTTTGATGAAATGGattaaaattacttttttaaCCCCAATTAAGATTAAATGACAAGATCTAGCTTGAATATTAGAGCACAAGTAATCAAAAGATTTAAACAAGCCTATTTCGAGGATGAATTTGcaatatatacatacacataAATATTTGCAGTAATTTACCAGGATGTTAAGCTTCCCATTAAACTCAGAAGAAACCGTGTTTAGTAGATTTTCTCTTTGAGCTTGATTCGAAACATCACACACTGAACCGGTAACTCGTAAACCCTTTGCCTTCCATTGGAGTAAGCAATCATTGAGCTCAGTTTCAGTTCGAGAACATGTATGCACAATCGCTCCGAATGCAGCTAATTCCTCTACGATTGCATGCCTGATCATCATCGTATTAATTGCACAATACTTGGTTTGTCACATTGACATAAAAACAAACACGTTGAAGACAATAAtaataaagggaaaaaaaagtaACCATTTCGTGTGGATTTCCACTAGATTCACATCAAATCTGTGTCTCAACACGAAAATAAGATTATCCCTTTAAGTGTGGTGTTGTGTTTTAGTTATTTTTCTCGTGTTATTTTTATGGGTAAATTATATTTAAGGTCATTAAACAattaataaatttacattttgattattgaattttgaaagttacaaaatagttaatgaattattcgaaaattttcattttaaatcactAGGCTATTAAAATCATTGTTATATGATTTTCTTTGTTCGAAagcttttttttcccttttattctacacttcagttttttttttttataaaacaacTTTAAACCTCACGAATTTTAGATCGATTtagatctaatgtatgtttttCTACTCATCAATGGGTACTAATTCACATACCAGTCGACGAATTGTCGCTTAAAGCTCGTTAGtcaatcttttaaaaaaaaaacttaataaccCAATAACAATAACCATTTTTtacctttttaaaattaaataatcaaaatGTAAAGTTATTAATACTTTAGTCACATTAGGTATAGTTTACCCTATTTTTATCGAATAGGAAGAGGAAAGTACCCGATGCCTTTGGTACCACCGGTGACAAGTGCAGTCATGCCGTGAAGACTCCATCTTTTGTCTTTGCTACACCCCTCTGCTTCTCCCATTTTGCTTACTTTCTCACCTTCCTTTTTTATGGTGCTTCATATAtatgtgtacatatatatatatggatggaTGGATAATATCCTGTAAATCAGAATTGTTTTCAACCACAGAACGAGATTCATCATGTACCATTTATCTTCAAATCAAGGTTATATTCTGTCATTAGTCCCTATATTTTGCAAAAGTTATgaatttaatccctatacttttatATGATCATTTTTAGCTCTTGCACTCtccaaattttaatatttcagTCATTACCAAATaataactattaaattcattaagtaaaGTTATGCTATTTCTAAAATTCGATGTGccaatatatattattatatgtgtaatgtCATGTCAATTTATCTACATAAAAATTCAGTTAGTAGATTAACGACTCttatttgtgtcaagattaaaaTTGCAAAATACGAAAAGTGTAAGGACTTAGAAAGACCCAATTGGAAAAAATAGACTAAATCTATAATTGTACGCATAATACAtaactagtaattgaatttactCATTAGCCATTAACGGTGGTAAGTAGCTTCAACATTCATAATTTAAGGGTAAATTACATCAGTAGTCATTTAATTATTAGTATTTTTTCTATCatctaattatgaaaagttataaaattgttACTTAATATATTTCATTTTTTGTTACCCAACCATGAAAAGATACAAAATGGTCTCCCAACCAttcaattttgtttttgtttgtcGCCAACTAGCTGATAGTGGCGGCTTTTAAAATTGGCATGGTAACTATTTTAACCCTTAATATTTAAACattgtgtcaatttagtcttgattctaaaaaatctacccctcaacatttacacattatgtAATTGGGTCTTTTTTACAAGTTCGATTTTTTTTGTGACCCTTTTACCtaaaaacctaaaaaaatttattagctaaatttgattgaaaatttacaaaaaaaaaatggaaacacTCAAAAATCCAAGATAATtttcattcttttaaaattaatacttaatGTCACAAAAAATTTTACATTAATCACTTAACCTTTCAAAAAAGATAATTTAATCACTgaaatcagaaaaaaaaaaaacttaatacaTAATTTGGCACTTAAGTTTGACACTTTTTCTAATGTGGTACATGTGTTGTTTTTGGTCTAATTTGGTACATGTATTTGATAAAAGTTATACATTCGGTACCTAAAGGTAAGAATGCTaattttttagtgtttaattcaagttttagaattgatttgattaaaattcataattagctaataatattaacaattaactttCACAAAATCAATCCTATAACTTTAATTAAACCTCAATCATCGGACtatatttaacaaattaaataaatttacaaCTAAAACTAAATTTACTCTATTAACAAAATCATGAAGAAAAACTAATAATATAAGCACTTTACTTTCCTCAAATCAATTCTAAAACCGAATTAATCACTCAAATATTACATTAGAAAAGAATATTGATCTCAAacaccaaataatatattaagcTTTTCTTATTCATAAAAGAATGGTAATCGTTGGATCTTATAAGTTTGATTTGCACAAAGAGTGCTTTAGAGGGAGAAAAtcgattaaataattataaatcttctacttttttttgttttattcaaCGATGATGTGTCATATTATTATTTCACTAATGatctattaaatattattttgtgtatctttattattataaaactcctaaatgaatttgatatcatgagttaaaaacataaaaatcaaatcAACAAAAATCCAAAaggaaaattaaaattcaaaattagtgTTTTCTTGAGTGATGAAGTTGAGCCAAATGTTTCCTCTACTTGGAGAGGTTTATGAGATAGTGGCCAAGGGTTTTAAATGGGAAGGAGGGGATGGTTCAAATATTCGGTTCAAGTTCGATTTGTGGGTGGGACAATGACCGTTGAAGGATAAACAAAACATGAACCAATCAGAAAATGGTCTCCGATTATATCTCAAATGAGGGTTCGTGGTGGTGCCAATCCCTTGCATGAATAGAGAGGTTGTTAAAGACTCTTGTTGTTGGGGGTTGGAGACTTCTGGTAGATTTTTGGTAGGCTCAGCTTATTATATGCCAGCAAAAATGGAGTTCTATAGCAATAGTGACATGAGGTCCGGAGTGAATCCGTTTTTCATAGGGCTTGCTTAGCTAAAGCACTAACAACATCATCAAATTAGCACTTTTTTATAATGATATATTGCATCTACAAACAATTATGTTAATAcaatttgaaaataaatgtaaGTATTCATTACTTTAGATGtgacaattgaatcaaaatcaaagtttcTTGTATACATATGAATCACAATTCAAGTTTCACGTGAATAATTACACCAAGTCaaaatttatgtattaaattgcaCATTAGACCAAAGCTCATATATAAACTACTTGATAttcattccaaaaataatattaaagtttGGGTTAAAGGGTGGCTATGAATCCTCTGTTGGTAATGCAAAGGGTTGGTGTAAccgcccaatttagaccctaatcggaactgtggttttaggaccaaaaatccaagtcagaaaaatattttaaaattattttctgtgtttattttgagtgaatttatatttgtgaaattttcgtgatttaattttgtcgtttaggtgtctgattaaataaaaggacttaatcgcgtaaattcaaaatttgatggttttaagTATAAGGGTCAAATTGATGTTGGCTTATTGAGTGGGAGACTTTAAGTTGTAAATAGGCCATTATTAAAATGGGTGAACGTTAATGGACAATAATAAGTgaaaataaaatgtttaaaactaaggttaaaaaggtaaaataatgttaagttattatatatcatataacataaaaatatattaagttaTGTTCATATATCAACATCCACCGAAAccataaataagaaagaaaaagaaaacgaactagggttcggccattttGCAAGCTAAATTcaagatcaagaacaaaggaaatcagacttggatgggggaaaaacaaaaatagtcgaatagccgatttgtaacgtccgtcgatatccgaggtaagtctttaagcaattaaacatggtttattttgaacataGAATGATTTACTATGATGATTCAAAATTTTTTAATGTATTAGTATGTTAGCCGAATGAGAAATATTGATGAATCAATGTGATTGAGTTGTATTTGAATGACATCAAAATATCTGGAAGTGTGTATGTGTTACATGGGTTATTGTACGATTCGAtatatgaaatgttgtggaatgagtttatgtttgtgatattcgggctttgagcctagcaagccttgtgctggtgactttgatcgggctttgtgcctagcaggcttagtgctggtgaataaatatcagaccttgggtctagcaggctttgtgccggtgtgtgattcaggcttatgcctagcaggttttataccgGTGATTTATTTTAAGTCTATGTCTATAAGACTTCACATTGATGTGGAAAGTGAGCAAGTAAGTTGATCTAAATGACTTTTATATTTGGCCACATAAGTATGTACATGTGAGGTCATATTGAGTTTGTATATTCGGCTGCTTGTGAAGttatattgaacttgtatattcaatttcatatgaggttatattgaatttgtatattcggccatgtgaGATATTTTATTGAACTTGAACATAGGTTACATGTGATGACAATTTGAActtatatattcggccatatgagatAATATAATGAACCTTGTGTATTTGGCTATATAGGTAAGTTTTGTGAGATGATATATTGGATCTTATATATTTTCGATTATATAGGTAAGTATTTATGTGGTGTTATTATTGACCTTGAACATTCGGCCAAGTTAACTTATTTGAGTTAAAGTATAACTTTAATGGTACGATTCGACTTGTATGAAATGATTTGATTATTTACTTGagttgtttaaattgcttaaggcttactaagctaagttggCTTACTCTATGTGTGTttttgttactctgttttatagattttggttgtaagtttCAAGCTCGGAGATCGtgatcgaagtcatccacactatcgtcaactttcggtattattaaaagtttattttgaaacttatggcatgtataggctaatatgtattttgttcaactttgaatgtgtatatatattgagccatgcgaatatggcttatctTTAAAGTTTGAATTATGTTTGGCAATGGTTTATCTCATTTTGATTTTAATGttatgtgaaatgaatgaaaagtatatgtgaTTAGTGTTTTATGATTTAGAAATAGCTTGAAAATGATTATTGGATTTGGTTGTACTTAATAAATTGGTCATGGTATGTATAAATGTGGTTAGTCAATTCGGTTATGGTACATGTTTGgttaattataaatgtgaattcgTATACTAAGCTTGTTTAACGCATAttttgaatgacatgatataggatatgttttgtgttaatgaatagaatttaGTTCGGTTTGCATGTAAGTGTATATGTATTTAAAGTGATTAATTGTTTAATATAGATtgtaagtgagaaaaagatatctaccaaatgaatagtgattcgAGTAATAATGTACTATGGGAgttatatgaatttttaataagatgttaattatatatatttatatacatgtacATGTTGTGTATTCAATGAAGCTTGACATAATGGTTTGGTTTATAATGAAAGTATTTGCGTTTGAATATTTTTGCTAATGAATAAATGATTTGTGATAAATATTATTCAATTGAAGATATGCGTATGATTATTGGGTTggaattatgtttgtttgaatgcCATGGATATGGTTTAAATTTGAGGTATGATTCGTAATGACAATGTGATTAATAGTGCATGTATTatatttaattagccatgtgcttAATATGTATGAATATGACTTGCATGAATATGTGAATGTTTGGGATTATGTTTTtattcagtaatgcctcataatcctaatccggcgacggatacgggttaggggtgttacagttggtgTTAGTGGGTATATCCCATATTGGTTAAATACAAGCTATTAAGAGTTTTTATATAATTGTACTTCTTACTCTTATTGAGCAATTGGGCCATAGGCTTATCACATTTTTTTTCAAGAGTCTTATTTTTTCCACATAGTTACTGTCCGAAAAATCTAGGAATTTTTGGTTGTTCGGACAAAAATAGTGGGGGTATTTTCAGTGCTTTTTTTTACTTCTTTGCCCCTGCCTTTTTATTATTTTCCCCTTATGTTAACATTCCTCTCCTCCGCTTTCTGTTTGCGATTTCTTTATAAATTGTCCTTTTTTTTCCTTAATCACTTTAGAGAAAATTATGTCTACAAGTTTGGGTTTTAAGCGGGATCGACTATGACCCCTCCAAACTTTCCTACGAATTGTTCCTACCATAATTTCCTGATAAGAGCAACACTAATCAAGTTCCATCTTCCATATTCGAGTGTACGAATATCGAAGGACTGTGTTAACCTTGGAGGATGAGATCCGTTACATGATTACACCGATCAGGGTGAATTCGTTTCTAAGACGATAGATTTACCACGATGCAATAATTTTTGATTTCATATTTCGTTATTTATTTTCCAGTAAGTGCTAACAGATTTGTTTTGCAATAACTTATTTCCAACATCCTCTTGCTCATTGCCCAAACAGGTCTTATACATCACAATTTACAAACTACGTACACATTTGAGTTGGCTCGTGGCTCATAGCTCGTGGTGTTTTGTAATTTGATTTGGAAAACAGAGGCCATTCACGGTGATCCCACCATCAACAAAAATAAGCTGCCCTGTTACATATGAAGTCGCCGGTAGGCACAAGAAAGCAACCATAACCGACACTTCCTTCGGCTCGCCAGCCCGTCCTAATGGTGTTCGACTTATGATTGCATTTATTCCTTCTTTATCTTCAGAAAACTGCAAAAATAATATATCAATGTATCTATTATGTCTATAGTTGTCTAGTTATGATCAAAACTAAATGTTGAGTCCTAATAAATGTAACACAAAGTTATTTGGATTTGATTAGAAATAAGTTCAAAATCTTTTTTATCATTATCGAGTCAAACTATCGAGCCCACTAATTTGAATAtctt contains:
- the LOC108484283 gene encoding tropinone reductase homolog At5g06060-like isoform X1 — its product is MGEAEGCSKDKRWSLHGMTALVTGGTKGIGHAIVEELAAFGAIVHTCSRTETELNDCLLQWKAKGLRVTGSVCDVSNQAQRENLLNTVSSEFNGKLNILINNVGTNIWKMVTDYTAEDVSFLTSTNFESAYNISVLAHPLLKASAAASVVFISSIAGTLPVFNTAIYGANKGAMDHLSKFLACDWAGDNIRVNAIAPALIKTPLSQRFTEDNEEGKNAIISRTPLGRAGEPKEVSAMVAFLCLPAASYVTGQLIFVDGGITVNGLCFPNQITKQHEP
- the LOC108484283 gene encoding tropinone reductase homolog At2g29150-like isoform X2 gives rise to the protein MGEAEGCSKDKRWSLHGMTALVTGGTKGIGHAIVEELAAFGAIVHTCSRTETELNDCLLQWKAKGLRVTGSVCDVSNQAQRENLLNTVSSEFNGKLNILINNVGTNIWKMVTDYTAEDVSFLTSTNFESAYNISVLAHPLLKASAAASVVFISSIAGTLPVFNTAIYGANKGAMDHLSKFLACDWAGDNIRVNAIAPALIKTPLSQRPTNNLKHRHRKERRKSSRTKAGELRCVLL
- the LOC108484283 gene encoding senescence-associated protein 13-like isoform X3; amino-acid sequence: MGEAEGCSKDKRWSLHGMTALVTGGTKGIGHAIVEELAAFGAIVHTCSRTETELNDCLLQWKAKGLRVTGSVCDVSNQAQRENLLNTVSSEFNGKLNILINNVGTNIWKMVTDYTAEDVSFLTSTNFESAYNISVLAHPLLKASAAASVVFISSIAGTLPVFNTAIYGANKVY